Part of the Paenibacillus guangzhouensis genome is shown below.
CTACATTCAAGGCGTTGGCGACCACTTCTCAACAGCCAAGACGGACCCGCGATCCGTCGCCTTCAGAATCTATGAAGCTGCGCGAGATTAATACCAACTACGACAAAAGCAGCGACGACAGAACTTCCTCTGCAATCGCTGCTTTCATTGTGCCACTGTTCATGATTTCAGCCCAGGTCTTTTCATTCCTTTGCTTTGCTCTATCGCTCCCTGGACTACCTTCTTTAATGATTCTGGGACGGGAATGGCTTGGTATCTTTTCTTTAGCTCCTCCATTTGATCGGACATCTATGGATCCTCCTCATCTGCATCGTACTTCAATTGTACGCGCAAGATTCGCAGCGCTTGATATAACCTTGTCTTGACTGTATTCACATTCTCCTGCAAAACTTCGGCAACTTCATCAATTTTCATATCTTCAAAGAACCTAAGGATAATAATACTGCGGAACTTCCACGGCAGCTCCTCAAGCGCTCGTTCTAGGTCAAGATCGGTGTAAATATCTATTGTACCGGTGCTATAAGCATCTAGCATGACATCATCAACGACCTGAATTCTTTTGTGCTTCCGCAGGAAATCAAGCGACATATTCACCACAATCCGAAAAAACCAACTTTTCACCGCATTCGGATTTTTCAATGTGTCTGCAGAGACTAACGCGCGATGAATCGATTCATGCACAATATCTAGGGCATCCTCTGGATTTCGAACATAGCTATATGCGAGTCGGTAGATATTCTCCTGATGATCTGTCATGCAGCGGATTAAGCATTCTTCAAGTTGACGTTGAAGCATGAGAATCGAATACTCCTTCTGGATGGGCAACATGGCTCCAAAAAAAATAAGGACTGCATCAGTACCATTGGTACTCATCAGCCCTTTACTAGTATGTCTCATATCCGAATCAATCATGAAAACAATTGTACCTTAAATATGTGATACCTTCGAATATTTTTCTTTGTAGATCGACTCCAGTCCGACAGAAATCAGATGGAAGCCGAAAATAAAAATAATGTAAGCCGCAAGCGGGATGAGCAAGATCCATTGGTAGATGAACAAATAGTTCCTCGCTTGACCGATCAGGCCAGTCCATTCATTTGTTCGGCTCACATATTCAAAGGGGTCAAAGTACATTAAAGAACCGCCGACGAAAATATTGAATATAGCCAATTGACCCATTAATCCGAGAATCAGTACAATCTCTTGTACGAACAAAATGATGAGGCTTTCCTTCAGATGCGGTAAAATGTGCGTTCGTATAATCGTTACGGGACCTGCCCCGATGGATCTCGCTGAGATAATAAATTGCTTCTCACGAATGACCATGGTTTTATCTCTCACCGTCGAAGCGACAGACGGAATTCCGACGATCGTCATCACGACCGCGAGGAAGAGTGTTAGATCGAACGGCGAAGCAGCTGGATTGATTGATAGGCCTATCATGACCATCCATACGATGATGAATATCGGGATCCCATTGAGTACATTCCATATCGGCAACCTTTTGCCACGATGTGTCTTATCTTTACCGAAATAACCAAGGAACAGTCCTAAGATACCTCCTAGGCAAATACGAGTAAATGCAACAGCAAGCGAGACGAGGATAGTATATTTGGAGCCATCAATTAATTTCACCATAAGGTCGTTTCCTGCTTTATCTGTCCCAAAAGGGTACTCTGCATTCGGTGAGACCGGTGGTACGATCAGATTGCCTTGTCCATTCGCATCGACCGAGTAATGAACGTCAACTTGATCGCCCAGATCATGCGTTGTAAAGTACTGTCCGAAAAAAGAAGCAGCGATCATGGCAACGGTGATCATCAGACCAATAAGTAATGTTCGATTCATCGTGTCAACACCTTCTCCCACCCTAGAATCATGAGCCGAAGCAGCAGATACACAATCGCATAGAGCAGCAGGAACGTCAGTATGCCGTTGACGACAAGGCTATACTGGTAGTTTTTCAAACCAAACGCATTCGTGAATACCATCATCGTGACCCCATGTAGATTGTACAAATATTCGAAAATAAATAAGTTACCGAATAAGATGCCCATAAATTTATGCAAATCCGCCTTGATGAAAGGCAAGACATTGGGAAGCGCATGGCGGAAAATGATGTACCCTTTGCGAAGTCCCCTCGATTTGGCGAAAATGATGTAATCCTCCGTGAACGTGTGCTTCATGTGCAGCGCAACATTACGGATCATGTAGTTCGCAGGAATGATGATCGTCGATAGTAACGGGAGCAGGATGGCTGGTTCATCCGGCTTGAAGCTTGCCACTTTGGCGATGACGAACCCCGTCTTCATCGCGACGAGCACAATCAGGAATTGCAAGACAATGACAATAATGAAATCTGGCAGCGCTCCCGTCAATTCCAAGAGACGCTTGAACCATTCCGCACGTGTAACGGCGAAATAAACACCAAGCAAGACGCCTATCGTCATACCCATCAATGCACCGAGAATCATATAGAAAGACGTGACTGCGACGCTGCTTCCAATTTGTTCCCAGAACGATAACTCATTCTGCCCAGCATAATATAGGAAGGAATGTCCTGTTCGGATACCTTCTAAATACTCCCCGATCTTCGAGAAACCATTGGACCACTGAAAATGTATTGCGCCTCCAAATGGATCAGCTTGCAGCACTGCGGGTAACGTGGCAAATAGAAGAACGATCAATAGAATCCCAGGAACAAAAAGTGAAACTTGTAATAATTTTGGCATGTAAAGTTTCCTTTCAATCAAAATGGCGAATGAATCATCGGCACCTGCACAATGTTCAAGTATGTTGTATTCGACAACATCAGGTAATTTCCTCCATTTTTCTGTAAATTGTCTCATCTGAGAGCACAACAAAAAGAGCACCAATATCGGTGCTCCTTGATATGTATTATAATCGACTGATTTGCCCTGCAACTTTGCGGATCAAAGCAATCTGGCCCGCATGCAGACCCGCGTGATAGAGTACGCGGCCCAATGCTTCGCGCGGTGTCGAAAGTCCCATCGGCGATGTCACCGGTTGATCCCATGCCTCATCCGGAAGACTCTCCATCGCTTGCGATAAATATTGATCCGATGCTTCGGAGAACGCAATCAGCTCAGATAAGTCAGTGAATGCGGAATCATCTGTCGATGGGCCATTCGTCTGATAGATCAAACCTTCCGGTGCTTTCCTTTGGAAGAACCACTCTGCGAACATGTACTCGACTTCGGCATTATGCCGAACCATGAAACCAATAGAGGATGTATCATCTGAGAGTTTAAGGGATAACTCTTCCGATTTCAAGGCAGACATTGACTTCTGGAACCGATCTCGGACGGCTCTCCAGACGGGACGAACAGATTCATAAGACATGAACGCGTGAACCTCCTTCGGTTTCGTTATTTATCTTTCTTATCGACGACGACATGTTCAAACTTATCGCCTGACAAACTCACATCGAATGCTTGCCCGAACCCAACCACGAATCGGCCTTCGACTGGCGTTAATTCGAACAAGGAGAAATCTAGTCCACGCAGCATGGTCATCAATTTCTCATTGAACGACGTGTTGAATAAATCAAAAATCTCTTCATGCCCTTCTTTGCCAAGGTTCGCCGTCGTGCATGACCAACGTGCACGCTCACGAGCAAATACATTCTGTGTCGCACTCTCGTCCGCAATCATCATGACATGAACGCGTTCGTTGCTCTCGACATAGCGATAGTGATCGGAAATCCGGCTAATGTAAATGTACAGTCTGTCATGATGCTTCACGAACGGCGCATAGCTGATGAATGGCATGCCTTGATCATCGATGCTGCTAATTACTAATGTCTTGCGACTGCTCGTAAAATCAATATATTTCTGCTTCATGGTTCCGATATCCATTGTCTTCATTTCTGATTTCCCCCTCTAATTCAGCCTACATTGGCAACTGCTCTACGAATCGGATGGATGCGAGGCGAAGTTGATTCCGGTAGATATTCTACTTCGGCCTCGACGCCATATACATCGCGGATCATTTCGTGCGTCAAGACTTCAGATGGTTTACCGACCAGCTCTACAACGCCTTTACGGATGACACAAATTTTATCGCTATATGTGCTTGCCTGATTCAGATCATGCAAGACCATAATCACGGTAATGCCAAGCTCTTTGTTCAGTGATCTTACCAGTTCTAATACTTC
Proteins encoded:
- a CDS encoding ABC transporter permease, which codes for MNRTLLIGLMITVAMIAASFFGQYFTTHDLGDQVDVHYSVDANGQGNLIVPPVSPNAEYPFGTDKAGNDLMVKLIDGSKYTILVSLAVAFTRICLGGILGLFLGYFGKDKTHRGKRLPIWNVLNGIPIFIIVWMVMIGLSINPAASPFDLTLFLAVVMTIVGIPSVASTVRDKTMVIREKQFIISARSIGAGPVTIIRTHILPHLKESLIILFVQEIVLILGLMGQLAIFNIFVGGSLMYFDPFEYVSRTNEWTGLIGQARNYLFIYQWILLIPLAAYIIFIFGFHLISVGLESIYKEKYSKVSHI
- a CDS encoding RNA polymerase sigma factor yields the protein MLQRQLEECLIRCMTDHQENIYRLAYSYVRNPEDALDIVHESIHRALVSADTLKNPNAVKSWFFRIVVNMSLDFLRKHKRIQVVDDVMLDAYSTGTIDIYTDLDLERALEELPWKFRSIIILRFFEDMKIDEVAEVLQENVNTVKTRLYQALRILRVQLKYDADEEDP
- a CDS encoding ABC transporter permease subunit — translated: MPKLLQVSLFVPGILLIVLLFATLPAVLQADPFGGAIHFQWSNGFSKIGEYLEGIRTGHSFLYYAGQNELSFWEQIGSSVAVTSFYMILGALMGMTIGVLLGVYFAVTRAEWFKRLLELTGALPDFIIVIVLQFLIVLVAMKTGFVIAKVASFKPDEPAILLPLLSTIIIPANYMIRNVALHMKHTFTEDYIIFAKSRGLRKGYIIFRHALPNVLPFIKADLHKFMGILFGNLFIFEYLYNLHGVTMMVFTNAFGLKNYQYSLVVNGILTFLLLYAIVYLLLRLMILGWEKVLTR
- a CDS encoding HugZ family pyridoxamine 5'-phosphate oxidase; the protein is MKTMDIGTMKQKYIDFTSSRKTLVISSIDDQGMPFISYAPFVKHHDRLYIYISRISDHYRYVESNERVHVMMIADESATQNVFARERARWSCTTANLGKEGHEEIFDLFNTSFNEKLMTMLRGLDFSLFELTPVEGRFVVGFGQAFDVSLSGDKFEHVVVDKKDK
- a CDS encoding DinB family protein, whose product is MSYESVRPVWRAVRDRFQKSMSALKSEELSLKLSDDTSSIGFMVRHNAEVEYMFAEWFFQRKAPEGLIYQTNGPSTDDSAFTDLSELIAFSEASDQYLSQAMESLPDEAWDQPVTSPMGLSTPREALGRVLYHAGLHAGQIALIRKVAGQISRL